CGACGTGGCCAGCTACGATCTTGGCGACGAGAGCTTCAATTCAGAAGCGCGTAGCAAGACCTGGTTCGACGCGCTCGCCTACCCGAAGGCGACCTTCCGCTCGAGCAGCGTGAAGCCGGCCGGCGACAACAAGTACAGCGTCGCGGGCAAGCTGACGATCAAGGGCAAGACGCTGGATGTGATCGTTCCGGTCTCGGTCAGCCAGCAGGCAGGACAGCAGGTCTTCGACGGCACGTTGCCGATCCGCCGCTCGCAATTCGCCGTCGGCACCGGCGAATGGAAAGACACGTCCGTCGTAGCCGACGAAATCACGATTCAGTTCCACCTTGTTGGCGCCAAGCATTGATCCGCGGCTGGCGCCCGTTCGACGGCCTACGGGCCGCCTCGTCATCTTGAAGGAGAAACGCTTGAAAACACGCACGCTGCGCGGCATGGCGCTCGCCGCCGCCACGCTGTTCGCCTCCTGCGCATTGGCCTCGATGGAGACATTCCAGCTAGATCCGAACCATACGTATCCGAGCTTTGAAGCAGACCACTTTGGCGGTATGTCAATTTGGCGAGGCAAGTTCAACAAGTCGAGCGGTACGGTGACGCTCGATACGCAAGCCAAGCGTGGCGCGGTCAACGTGACGATCGATATGGCGTCGGTCGATACCGGAAACGCGAAACTAGACGAGCACCTGCGGGGGCCGCAAGTGTTCGACGTGGCCAAGTACCCGAGCGCCGTCTACAAGGGTACGTCGATCCGGTTCGACGGCGACAAGCCGGTCGAGGTCGACGGCACACTGACGTTGCACGGCGTCACCAAGCCGATAAAGCTGACGCTAGACTCGTTCCAATGCAAGCAGCATCCGATGCTCAAGCGCTGGTGGTGCGGCGCCGATGCCAAAGCCAGCTTCAACCGCGCTGACTTCGGACTGGACTATGGCAAGTCCTACGGCTTCAACATGCAGACCACGCTCCAGATCCAGGTCGAAGGCATCAAACAATAGTGAACGCGACCGGTTGAAATCCGACGGCGTTACCGCTAAGGTGGCGTGCACGCAGGCACCGGCGCCAGGTAATTCATTGTGCGTGCAACGATCAGGCGACGGCATTCGTCAACGCAGTTCATAGGATAAGGAACTCGCATGGGTGCATCTGTCTCGTCGTCCTCCGTCGCTCCGGCCGTGCGGCTGAAGGTCTGGCGCGCAGTGGCCGCCGCCTCGATCGGCAACGCGCTCGAATGGTTCGATCTGGTCGCCTACGGCTTCTTTGCGGTCGTCATCTCCCAGCAATTCTTCCCGGCCGGCAACGACACGATATCGTTGCTGCTCACTTTGGTCACGTTCGGCGTATCGTTCTTCATGCGACCGCTGGGCGCCATCGTGCTCGGCGCTTATGCGGACCGCGCCGGCCGCCGGGCCGCGCTGTCGCTGTCGATCTCGCTGATGATGGTCGGCACGCTGATCATCGCCGTGCTGCCCAATTACGCGACCATCGGCCTGGCCGCGCCGCTCATCCTAGTCATCGCGCGATTGCTGCAAGGCTTTTCCGCCGGCGGCGAGTTCGGCAGCGCCACCGCGTTCCTGGCTGAGCACATGCCGCAGCGCCGCGGCTTTCTCTCCAGTTGGCAAGTCGCC
This region of Mycetohabitans endofungorum genomic DNA includes:
- a CDS encoding YceI family protein, which encodes MLLTVAPVAYAQVDVAKSSVTATLKQMNVPVEGKFKQFDAQVHFDPAKPASASAQVSVDVASYDLGDESFNSEARSKTWFDALAYPKATFRSSSVKPAGDNKYSVAGKLTIKGKTLDVIVPVSVSQQAGQQVFDGTLPIRRSQFAVGTGEWKDTSVVADEITIQFHLVGAKH
- a CDS encoding YceI family protein gives rise to the protein MALAAATLFASCALASMETFQLDPNHTYPSFEADHFGGMSIWRGKFNKSSGTVTLDTQAKRGAVNVTIDMASVDTGNAKLDEHLRGPQVFDVAKYPSAVYKGTSIRFDGDKPVEVDGTLTLHGVTKPIKLTLDSFQCKQHPMLKRWWCGADAKASFNRADFGLDYGKSYGFNMQTTLQIQVEGIKQ